Within the Staphylococcus argenteus genome, the region TCGCTAAACTCGACAATATCATTAACGTAGAAAAGCCAGATATGATTTTAGTTCATGGTGATACAACTACGACATTTGTAGGTAGTTTGGCGGCATTTTACCACCAAATTCCTGTTGGACATGTCGAAGCGGGACTGCGTACACATCAGAAATATTCGCCATTTCCTGAAGAATTAAATCGTGTCATGGTAAGTAATATTGCAGAATTGAATTTTGCGCCAACGGTGATTGCTGCTGAAAATTTACTTTTTGAAAATAAAGATAAAAACAGTATCTTTATTACTGGAAACACAGCAATTGATGCACTTGCAACAACAGTACGTGATGATTTTGTTTCGAAAATCATTAATAAACATAAAGGTAAGAAAGTTATTTTATTAACTGCCCATCGTCGTGAAAATATTGGAGAACCTATGCACCGTATTTTTAAAGCAGTGAGAGATTTGGCAGATGAATATGAAGATGTGGTCTTCATTTATCCAATGCATCGAAATCCAAAGGTTAGAGCGATTGCTGAGCAATATTTGTCAAATAAAAATCGTATTGAATTGATTGAACCATTAGATGCGATTGAGTTCCATAATTTTACAAACCAATCATATCTCGTGTTAACAGATTCGGGTGGTATTCAAGAAGAGGCACCGACATTTGGTAAGCCTGTGTTGGTACTAAGGGATCACACTGAGCGTCCGGAAGGTGTTGAAGCGGGGACGTCGAAAGTAATTGGTACTGATTATGACAATATTGTTCGAAATGTGAAACAACTCATAGAAGATAATGACGCATATCAACGTATGAGCCAAGCGAGCAATCCATATGGAGACGGTCAAGCATCGCGACGTATTTGTGAAGCTATCGAATATTATTTTGGTTTACGATCCGACAAGCCGGATGAATTCATGCCATTATGTGATAAATAATTAAAATACCCCCTAATCATGAAGCTGATATACATGACCAGCAGTGACTAGGGGATATTTTTATATGATTATTTTTGATAGTGGTAGCCAATATCATAAGTGAAAACTTTATTTGATAATATTGGGCTTTTTTCTGCATCATGATCACTTTTTAAACGTACATTTTTATGAGCTTCTTTAAACACATCTGAATTTAACCAATTGTTAAAACTCTCTTCAGACTCCCAAATGGTTAAGATTTTAACTTCATCTGTGTCTTCAGTATTTAATGTTTTAGTGACAAACATTTGTTGGAATCCTTCAATTGTTTCGATTCCTTGTCTATTGTAAAAGCGCGCAATCGTTTCTTCTGCACTACCTTTTTCTAACTGTAATCTATTTTCTGCCATAAACATAGATAATCACTCCTCTATTTTATTATTTGATTGTGGTAATGTTTTTACAAATGTGAATAGAACGATTGTTTGAATGACAACCATAATAATTAATCCTATTCTTACTGCCAAAACATCCACCATATAAATTGAAAAACCAATGACAATGTATAAGCTAATTAAGATTTTTATTTTCTGTGGTAACGTATAACCGCGGTGTAAGTAAAAGTTTTCAACATATTCTTTATAAATTTTTTGATTAATAAGCCAATTGTAAAAACGATCCGAACTTCGTGCAAAACAAAAGACTGCTACGAGTAAGAAAGGTGTCGTTGGCAATAAAGGTAAAACGGCACCGGCAATACCAAGTGCTGTAAATATCAGGCCAATGACGATTAATATAAGTCGCATTGTAAAAACTCCATTCTAATACTAATGCGCATGTTATATCGTTATATCAATATAAATCATGCTAGATGTAATATGTATGACAAGCGCAATGCGTAAGCAAATCGAAACCTTGGATTGTTTTTATCTTATTCATGCATTTTAAGTGCGACTTTCATAACAATTCAGTTGATTAATGAGAATACTTCTCAAGTAGTATAGTTATATTATGAGTTTTATTTTTGAAAAGTGCAATATATTTTCGATAATATAATCACTTTTTGTGGTTAAATAAGACGAAATTTTTAAAAGATGAAACATCTGTGAGCTGATTATTTTATAAAATGTAAACGCTTACTATATAATGTGAATCATATCGTTTAAAATCATTATTATATATGATGCTGAATGATTTATTTTATAGCCTATAAACAAAGGAGAGATAACATGGCAGTAAACGTTCGAGATTATATAGCAGAGGATTACGGTTTATTTATCAATGGGGAATTTGTTAAAGGTAGCAGTGACGAAAAAATTGAAGTGAAAAATCCAGCAACTGGAGAAACACTATCACATATTACGAGAGCAAAAGATAAAGATGTTGATGATGCAGTCAAAGTAGCACAAGAGGCATTTGAATCATGGTCATTGACATCAAAAACAGAACGAGCGCAGATGTTACGCGACATTGGTGATAAATTAATGGCGCAAAAAGACAAGATTGCAATGATAGAAACGTTAAATAATGGTAAACCTATTCGTGAAACAACATCGATTGATATTCCATTTGCGGCAAGACATTTCCATTATTTTGCAAGTGTTATTGAGACTGAAGAAGGCACAGTGAATGATATCGATAAAGATACGATGAGTATTGTAAGGCATGAGCCGATTGGAGTAGTCGGTGCGGTTGTTGCTTGGAACTTCCCAATGTTATTAGCTGCATGGAAGATTGCACCTGCCATTGCTGCAGGTAATACGATTGTGATACAACCATCGTCTTCGACACCATTAAGTTTATTAGAAGTTGCAAAAATCTTCCAAGAAGTGTTACCAAAAGGTGTTGTTAATATACTAACTGGTAAAGGATCAGAATCAGGTAATGCAATATTTAATCATGAAGGTGTGGATAAATTATCATTTACTGGTTCAACTGATGTGGGATACCAAGTTGCAGAAGCTGCAGCGAAACATTTGGTTCCTGCTACATTAGAGCTTGGAGGTAAGAGTGCCAATATTATTTTAGATGATGCTAATTTAGACTTAGCAGTTGAAGGTATTCAATTAGGTATTTTATTCAACCAAGGTGAAGTATGTAGTGCAGGCTCTCGATTATTAGTTCATGAAAAAATTTATGATCAATTGGTACCGCGTTTACAAGAGGCATTTTCAAATATTAAAGTCGGTAATCCACAAGATGAATCTACACAAATGGGTAGTCAAACTGGTAAAGATCAGTTAGAAAAGATTCAATCTTATATTGATGCAGCAAAAGAATCAGATGCACAAATATTAGCAGGAGGTCATCGTCTAACTGAAAATGGATTAGATAAAGGTTTCTTCTTTGAACCAACGTTAATTGCTGTGCCAGATAATCAACATAAGTTAGCTCAAGAAGAGATATTTGGACCAGTGCTAACAGTCATTAAAGTGAAAGACGATCAAGAGGCAATAGATATCGCTAATGACTCAGAGTACGGTTTGGCTGGTGGCGTATTCTCTCAAAATATTACACGTGCATTAAATATTGCGAAGGCCGTACGTACAGGACGTATTTGGATTAACACTTATAACCAAGTACCAGAAGGCGCACCATTTGGCGGTTATAAAAAATCAGGTATTGGTCGAGAAACATATAAAGGTGCGTTAAGTAATTATCAACAAGTTAAAAATATTTATATTGATACAAGTAACGCTTTAAAAGGTTTGTACTAGAGTAAATATAGTTTTTGAGGCGTGTTCGTAGGTCAGTCTATCGGTAGGTCTTAATGTTTAACGAAGCGATTAAGATTTTAAGTAGAATGACTGAATGTATAGGAATGCGCGTAATGATATCAGTATATAATGAGAAAAATAACAGCAGTAGGATGATTTTTAATTACAAATCATCTTACTGCTGTTTTTACTTGCGCTCTTTTGCAGTACGTTTTTTATAAGACAACGTTTATTTGATTGAAAAGGGGTTATAGTTTTTGACATTTTTATGTAAATAGCATAATACTCTCGGCAGTTTTCCATATATTCTATATGATAGGGATAAAATAGCGATACAACGAGACATTAAGTGGTAAAAGTTTTTGCAAAAGTGATATTACATTACGTTATAAAGGGTAAATATTAATGAACTGTCATGTCATAAAATTGTTATTTTATAAATCATGTTTAGTTAAGAGAATGCTATTATTTTTATAAAACTATAAATATTTACTTTTAAAACTAATTTTATTGAATATGGTGCTTTATTTAGGAGTGGAAAATTAGATGAATAAAAGGGAGAAAATTGCTTTAAATAGATACAAATATTTTCATCATGTTGATCATCAAAAAATTCAACATAATTCTAAAAAGACATTATGGGCTTCACTTATTATTACACTGTTATTTACAGTGATTGAATTTGTTGGAGGATTAGTGTCAAATTCATTGGCATTACTTTCTGATTCGTTTCATATGTTAAGTGACGTATTAGCACTAGGTTTATCGATGCTAGCAATTTATTTTGCAAGTAAGAAGCCGACCGCACGCTATACATTTGGCTTTTTGAGATTTGAGATATTAGCAGCATTTTTAAATGGTTTAGCATTGATTGTAATATCAATTTGGATTTTGTATGAGGCGATTGTGCGCATTATTTATCCACAACAAATTGAAAGTGGCATTATGTTTCTCATAGCTAGTATTGGTTTGTTAGTTAATATTATTTTGACTATAATTCTAGTAAGATCTTTAAAACAAGAAGACAATATTAATATTCAAAGTGCACTATGGCATTTTATGGGGGATTTGTTAAATTCTATTGGTGTGATCGTAGCGGTTGTATTGATTCATTTTACTGGTTGGCGCATTATTGACCCAATCATTAGTATTGTGATTTCAATCATCATTTTGCGTGGTGGTTATAAAATTACGCGTAATGCTTGGTTAATTCTAATGGAAAGTGTACCTAAACATTTAAATACCGATGAAATCATTGAAGATATCATTAGTATCGATGGCATTTTAGATGTGCACGAGTTTCATTTGTGGAGTATTACAACAGACCATTACTCATTAAGTGCGCATGTTGTGTTAGATAGAAATTGTGATGTTGATGATTATCAAGCTATTGATCAAGTTTCAACGCTGCTTGAAGAAAAATATGGCATTGCACATTCAACATTGCAAATTGAAAACTTACAACTAAACCCATTAGATGAACCATACTTTGATAAATTAAAATAATTAAACAACATGCGCTGTGCCAGAATAACTTTAGCACAGCGCATGTTTTGTTTATGCTTATGTTGCGTCACCTAAATCATTTTCATCAATTTCTTTAATGTCATCCACTTCTAAAACGACGTCTTTAGGTTTCAGAATATGAATATGTTTTTCGTCATCTGTATGTAAAATACGTTCTATGATGTATCTTTGACCGGCCATTGTTTCCACAGCAATCTTTTTATTTCTTGCTAAACTTGCTACGACAGATTCTTTATCCATAATGATAGCCTCCTATATATATGTTTATTTAGTTATACCCTAACATTATTTTTATACTCTTTGAAAATATATTTCCTGAAATTTTATCTAAATATTTAAAAAAATAGCTCAATATCCTTGTAATCTGATAGGAATTATAGTAATATTTTTTCAACCATTGTTATAGGAGGTTTTATTAATGACATTATTTTTACTAGAAGCCAATCATCTTGATTTTGCATCATCGAAAGAAGAACTGGAAGCAAAGGCAGCATCGTTATCTACTAAATCAATACCAACTTTAATTGAAGTACAAGCTACTGAAAATTTAACTCATGGATATTTTATTGTAGAAGCAAATGATGAAACAGAAGCTAAACAATTTTTAACAGACGCAGGTATCAGTATTCAATTAGTGAAAGAAGTACGCTTAGTTGGAAAAGATTTAGACGAAGTTAAAAATGGAGATGCACATGTCGATTACCTTGTAACTTGGAATATTCCTGAAGGCATTACTATGGATCAATATTTAGCACGTAAAAAGAAAAATTCTGTTCATTATGAAGAAGTACCAGAAGTAGAATTTAAACGTACATACGTATGTGAAGATATGTCTAAATGTATTTGTTTATATAATGCACCTGATGAAGAAGCGGTGCGTCGTGCGCGTAAAGCAGTAGATACACCAATTGATGGCATCGAAAAACTTTAATAAGACTACAAGTTGATGTTAGTCATCAAATTTGAATGTTTAGTATAGATGGACGAGAGTTATTTTAATAATAGATATCATGAACGCAATACAACATCTGTATGCAGAGGTATTGAAATAAAGATTTTTCTTAATATAGTATAGGCCTGCTATTTTTCTAAAGATAATTTATGAAAGTGGTAAGGAATATATCGTAACGAACACGATATCAATAATCATCTGTAGTTATAACAATTTGGGATATAAGGGCTGTGTTAGGCATAGCCCTTTAGATATACACTTAATTCTTATTAAAATAGTAGGAATTAAAAGGGGGATTGTCATGATTAAAATACAGCAATTACAACATCATTTCGGCACACATCAAGTCATACATAACTTTAATTTAGATATTAACAAAGGTGAAATCATCTCATTTATAGGAAAAAGTGGTTGTGGCAAGTCTACCTTACT harbors:
- a CDS encoding YbaN family protein, translating into MRLILIVIGLIFTALGIAGAVLPLLPTTPFLLVAVFCFARSSDRFYNWLINQKIYKEYVENFYLHRGYTLPQKIKILISLYIVIGFSIYMVDVLAVRIGLIIMVVIQTIVLFTFVKTLPQSNNKIEE
- a CDS encoding cation diffusion facilitator family transporter encodes the protein MNKREKIALNRYKYFHHVDHQKIQHNSKKTLWASLIITLLFTVIEFVGGLVSNSLALLSDSFHMLSDVLALGLSMLAIYFASKKPTARYTFGFLRFEILAAFLNGLALIVISIWILYEAIVRIIYPQQIESGIMFLIASIGLLVNIILTIILVRSLKQEDNINIQSALWHFMGDLLNSIGVIVAVVLIHFTGWRIIDPIISIVISIIILRGGYKITRNAWLILMESVPKHLNTDEIIEDIISIDGILDVHEFHLWSITTDHYSLSAHVVLDRNCDVDDYQAIDQVSTLLEEKYGIAHSTLQIENLQLNPLDEPYFDKLK
- the wecB gene encoding non-hydrolyzing UDP-N-acetylglucosamine 2-epimerase, which codes for MKKIMVIFGTRPEAIKMAPLVKEIDHNAQLEANIVITAQHRDMLDSVLNIFDIQADHDLNIMKDQQTLASLTANTLAKLDNIINVEKPDMILVHGDTTTTFVGSLAAFYHQIPVGHVEAGLRTHQKYSPFPEELNRVMVSNIAELNFAPTVIAAENLLFENKDKNSIFITGNTAIDALATTVRDDFVSKIINKHKGKKVILLTAHRRENIGEPMHRIFKAVRDLADEYEDVVFIYPMHRNPKVRAIAEQYLSNKNRIELIEPLDAIEFHNFTNQSYLVLTDSGGIQEEAPTFGKPVLVLRDHTERPEGVEAGTSKVIGTDYDNIVRNVKQLIEDNDAYQRMSQASNPYGDGQASRRICEAIEYYFGLRSDKPDEFMPLCDK
- a CDS encoding DUF4242 domain-containing protein, which codes for MTLFLLEANHLDFASSKEELEAKAASLSTKSIPTLIEVQATENLTHGYFIVEANDETEAKQFLTDAGISIQLVKEVRLVGKDLDEVKNGDAHVDYLVTWNIPEGITMDQYLARKKKNSVHYEEVPEVEFKRTYVCEDMSKCICLYNAPDEEAVRRARKAVDTPIDGIEKL
- the isdI gene encoding staphylobilin-forming heme oxygenase IsdI; its protein translation is MFMAENRLQLEKGSAEETIARFYNRQGIETIEGFQQMFVTKTLNTEDTDEVKILTIWESEESFNNWLNSDVFKEAHKNVRLKSDHDAEKSPILSNKVFTYDIGYHYQK
- a CDS encoding aldehyde dehydrogenase family protein, producing the protein MAVNVRDYIAEDYGLFINGEFVKGSSDEKIEVKNPATGETLSHITRAKDKDVDDAVKVAQEAFESWSLTSKTERAQMLRDIGDKLMAQKDKIAMIETLNNGKPIRETTSIDIPFAARHFHYFASVIETEEGTVNDIDKDTMSIVRHEPIGVVGAVVAWNFPMLLAAWKIAPAIAAGNTIVIQPSSSTPLSLLEVAKIFQEVLPKGVVNILTGKGSESGNAIFNHEGVDKLSFTGSTDVGYQVAEAAAKHLVPATLELGGKSANIILDDANLDLAVEGIQLGILFNQGEVCSAGSRLLVHEKIYDQLVPRLQEAFSNIKVGNPQDESTQMGSQTGKDQLEKIQSYIDAAKESDAQILAGGHRLTENGLDKGFFFEPTLIAVPDNQHKLAQEEIFGPVLTVIKVKDDQEAIDIANDSEYGLAGGVFSQNITRALNIAKAVRTGRIWINTYNQVPEGAPFGGYKKSGIGRETYKGALSNYQQVKNIYIDTSNALKGLY